A stretch of the Corylus avellana chromosome ca6, CavTom2PMs-1.0 genome encodes the following:
- the LOC132185820 gene encoding cytochrome P450 81Q32-like, with product MEIPFYHYILLFLFLYFLTKHLVQKSRRLPPSPALSLPIIGHLYLFKKPLHRTFAKLANQYGPVLVMRLGSRPSIIVSSPTLAEECFTKNDIVFANRPRLLAGKHLGYNYTTLAWAPYGHHWRNLRRIASLELLSSNRLQMFYSIRVDEVKSLIHRLCQRSEEGGDQFQAVDMKSTFFELTLNVMMRMIAGKQYYGENVEELEGARKFKKIVMESFELSGATNIGDFLPVFKWVGSRGLEKRLVVLQGKRDKFMQDLIEEHRRRRNGDPAFEERGKTMIDVLLSLQEAEPEYCTDEIIRGTTLVTGIDTSARTMEWTLSLLLNNPETLMKAQAEIDNHIGQSRLIEESGIAKLPYLCGIINETLRMYRAAPLLVPHESSEECTVGGYHVPLGTMVLVNAWGIHNDPKIWEEPRKIKPERFQSPEGERKDGIMLLAFGVGRRGCLGEGFAMRIVGLALGSQIQCFEWRRIGKEMVDMNEGGGVTMPKAQPLLAMCRPRSTMVNFISQL from the exons ATGGAAATCCCATTCTACCACTACattttgctctttcttttcttgtatttCCTTACCAAACATTTAGTCCAAAAAAGCAGAAGGCTTCCACCAAGCCCTGCACTTTCCCTGCCCATTATCGGCCACCTCTATCTCTTTAAGAAACCCCTCCACCGAACCTTCGCTAAGCTTGCCAACCAGTACGGTCCGGTACTAGTCATGAGGTTGGGCTCCCGCCCTTCTATCATTGTCTCTTCCCCAACTCTTGCCGAGGAATGCTTCACcaaaaatgacatcgtttttgCAAACCGCCCCCGCCTCCTCGCCGGAAAACACCTTGGTTACAATTACACCACCCTTGCTTGGGCCCCATATGGCCACCACTGGCGCAACTTAAGGCGCATAGCTTCTCTCGAACTTTTGTCGTCTAATCGTCTTCAGATGTTCTACAGCATACGAGTTGACGAGGTTAAATCGTTGATCCATAGACTTTGTCAACGCTCAGAAGAAGGGGGTGATCAGTTTCAGGCTGTGGACATGAAGTCAACGTTTTTTGAGCTGACACTCAATGTTATGATGAGGATGATCGCAGGAAAGCAGTATTATGGGGAGAACGTGGAAGAATTGGAGGGAGCAAGGAAGTTTAAGAAAATTGTGATGGAGAGCTTTGAGCTGAGTGGGGCTACAAATATAGGAGATTTTCTGCCGGTTTTTAAGTGGGTTGGATCAAGAGGACTTGAGAAAAGGTTGGTGGTGTTGCAGGGGAAGAGGGATAAATTCATGCAGGATTTGATTGAAGAACATCGAAGGAGGAGGAATGGTGATCCTGCTTTTGAAGAGAGGGGGAAGACCATGATTGACGTCCTATTGTCACTCCAAGAAGCTGAACCTGAATATTGTACGGATGAAATCATCAGAGGCACGACGCTTGTAA CAGGGATTGACACTTCTGCTAGAACGATGGAGTGGACATTGTCACTTTTGTTGAACAACCCGGAGACCCTTATGAAAGCCCAAGCTGAAATAGACAATCACATTGGACAAAGTAGGCTAATTGAAGAATCAGGTATTGCAAAGCTTCCCTATCTTTGTGGTATCATAAATGAAACACTTAGAATGTATCGTGCTGCTCCATTATTGGTGCCCCACGAGTCTTCAGAGGAGTGTACTGTTGGAGGGTACCATGTCCCACTTGGTACAATGGTATTAGTCAATGCGTGGGGCATACATAATGATCCTAAGATATGGGAAGAACCTAGAAAAATTAAGCCAGAGAGATTCCAAAGTCCagagggagaaaggaaagatGGGATCATGTTGTTGGCGTTTGGAGTAGGGAGAAGAGGTTGTCTTGGGGAGGGCTTTGCTATGCGGATAGTTGGGTTGGCGTTAGGATCACAAATTCAGTGCTTTGAGTGGAGAAGAATTGGGAAGGAGATGGTGGACATGAATGAAGGGGGAGGGGTCACCATGCCTAAAGCTCAACCCTTATTAGCCATGTGTAGGCCACGTTCCACCATGGTAAATTTTATTTCCCAACTCTAA
- the LOC132185832 gene encoding cytochrome P450 81Q32-like — MEIPFYHYILLFLFLYFLTKHLVQKSRRLPPSPALSLPIIGHLYLFKKPLHRTFAKLANQYGPVLVMRLGSRPSIIVSSPTLAEECFTKNDIVFANRPRLLAGKHLGYNYTTLAWAPYGHHWRNLRRIASLELLSSNRLQMFYSIRVDEVKSLIHRLCQRSEEGGDQFQAVDMKSTFFELTLNVMMRMIAGKQYYGENVEELEGARKFKKIVMESFELSGATNIGDFLPVFKWVGSRGLEKRLVVLQGKRDKFMQDLIEEHRRRRNGDPAFEERGKTMIDVLLSLQEAEPEYCTDEIIRGTTLVMLSAGIDTSARTMEWTLLLLLNNPETLMKAQAEIDNHIGQSRLIEESGIAKLSYLCGIINETLRMYPVAPLLVPHESSEECTLGGYHVPLGTMVLVNAWGIHNDPKIWGEPRKIKPERFQSLEGERKDGIMLLPFGVGRRGCLGEGFAMRIVGLALGSLIQCFEWRRIGKEMVDMNEGGGVTMPKAQPLLAMCRPRSTMVNFISQL, encoded by the exons ATGGAAATCCCATTCTACCACTACattttgctctttcttttcttgtatttCCTTACCAAACATTTAGTCCAAAAAAGCAGAAGGCTTCCACCAAGCCCTGCACTTTCCCTGCCCATTATCGGCCACCTCTATCTCTTTAAGAAACCCCTCCACCGAACCTTCGCTAAGCTTGCCAACCAGTACGGTCCGGTACTAGTCATGAGGTTGGGCTCCCGCCCTTCTATCATTGTCTCTTCCCCAACTCTTGCCGAGGAATGCTTCACcaaaaatgacatcgtttttgCAAACCGCCCCCGCCTCCTCGCCGGAAAACACCTTGGTTACAATTACACCACCCTTGCTTGGGCCCCATATGGCCACCACTGGCGCAACTTAAGGCGCATAGCTTCTCTCGAACTTTTGTCGTCTAATCGTCTTCAGATGTTCTACAGCATACGAGTTGACGAGGTTAAATCGTTGATCCATAGACTTTGTCAACGCTCAGAAGAAGGGGGTGATCAGTTTCAGGCTGTGGACATGAAGTCAACGTTTTTTGAGCTGACACTCAATGTTATGATGAGGATGATCGCAGGAAAGCAGTATTATGGGGAGAACGTGGAAGAATTGGAGGGAGCAAGGAAGTTTAAGAAAATTGTGATGGAGAGCTTTGAGCTGAGTGGGGCTACAAATATAGGAGATTTTCTGCCGGTTTTTAAGTGGGTTGGATCAAGAGGACTTGAGAAAAGGTTGGTGGTGTTGCAGGGGAAGAGGGATAAATTCATGCAGGATTTGATTGAAGAACATCGAAGGAGGAGGAATGGTGATCCTGCTTTTGAAGAGAGGGGGAAGACCATGATTGACGTCCTATTGTCACTCCAAGAAGCTGAACCTGAATATTGTACGGATGAAATCATCAGAGGCACGACGCTT GTCATGTTATCAGCAGGGATTGACACTTCTGCTAGAACGATGGAGTGGACATTGTTACTTTTGTTGAACAACCCAGAGACCCTTATGAAAGCCCAAGCTGAAATAGACAATCACATTGGACAAAGTAGGCTAATTGAAGAATCAGGTATTGCAAAGCTTTCCTATCTTTGTGGCATCATAAATGAAACACTTAGAATGTACCCTGTTGCTCCATTATTGGTGCCCCACGAGTCTTCAGAGGAGTGTACTCTCGGAGGGTACCATGTCCCACTTGGTACAATGGTATTAGTCAATGCGTGGGGCATACATAATGATCCTAAGATATGGGGAGAACCTAGAAAAATTAAGCCAGAGAGATTCCAAAGTCTagagggagaaaggaaagatGGGATCATGTTGTTGCCGTTTGGAGTAGGGAGAAGAGGTTGTCTTGGGGAGGGCTTTGCTATGCGGATAGTTGGGTTGGCGTTAGGATCACTAATTCAATGCTTTGAGTGGAGAAGAATTGGGAAGGAGATGGTGGACATGAATGAAGGGGGAGGGGTCACCATGCCTAAAGCTCAACCCTTATTAGCCATGTGTAGGCCACGTTCCACCATGGTAAATTTTATTTCCCAACTCTAA
- the LOC132184148 gene encoding cytochrome P450 81Q32-like, with the protein MEIPLYHYILLFLFLYFLTKYLVQKGTRLPPSPALSLPIIGHLYLFKKPLHRTLAKLANQYGPVLFMRLGSRPAIIVSSPTLAEECFTKNDIVFANRPRLLAGKHLGYNYSTLLWAPYGNHWRNLRRIASLELLSSNRLQMFHSVRVDEVKSLIHRLYQRTEEGGDQFQAVDMKSTFFELTLNVLMRMIAGKRYYGEKVGELEEARKFKKIVTESFELSGATNIGDFLPVFKWVGARGLEKRLVVLQGKRDKFMQDLIEEHRRRREGDPVFEERGKTMIDVLLSLQEAEPDYYTDEIIKGMMLGMLSAGTDTSAGTMEWTLSLLLNNPETLVKAQAEIDNLVGQSRLIEESDIAKLPYLSGIINETLRMYPAAALLPPRESSEECIVGGYHVPRGTLLLVNAWAIHNDPNIWEEPRKFKPERFQGVEGERKYGIMLLPFGVGRRGCPGEGFAMRIVGLALGSLIQCFEWRRIGKEMVDMSEGGGLSMPKAQPLFAMCRPRSTMVNFVSQL; encoded by the exons ATGGAAATCCCACTCTACCACTATattttgctctttcttttcttgtatttCCTTACCAAATATTTGGTCCAAAAAGGCACAAGGCTTCCACCAAGCCCTGCACTTTCCCTGCCCATTATCGGCCACCTCTATCTCTTTAAGAAGCCCCTCCACCGAACCTTGGCTAAGCTTGCCAACCAGTACGGTCCAGTACTATTCATGAGGTTGGGCTCCCGCCCTGCTATCATTGTTTCTTCCCCAACTCTCGCCGAGGAATGCTTCACcaaaaatgacatcgtttttgCAAACCGCCCCCGCCTCCTCGCCGGAAAACACCTTGGTTACAATTACTCTACTCTTCTTTGGGCCCCATATGGCAACCACTGGCGCAACTTAAGGCGCATAGCTTCTCTCGAACTTTTGTCGTCTAATCGCCTTCAGATGTTCCACAGCGTACGAGTTGACGAGGTTAAATCGTTGATCCATAGACTTTATCAACGCACAGAAGAAGGGGGTGATCAGTTTCAGGCTGTGGACATGAAGTCAACGTTTTTTGAGCTGACACTCAATGTACTGATGAGGATGATCGCAGGAAAGCGGTATTATGGAGAAAAAGTGGGAGAATTGGAGGAAGCGAGAAAGTTTAAGAAAATTGTGACGGAGAGCTTTGAGCTGAGTGGGGCTACAAATATTGGAGATTTTCTGCCGGTTTTTAAGTGGGTTGGAGCAAGAGGGCTTGAGAAAAGGTTGGTGGTGTTGCAGGGGAAGAGGGATAAATTCATGCAGGATTTGATTGAAGAACATCGAAGGAGGAGGGAGGGTGATCCTGTTTTTGAAGAGAGAGGGAAGACCATGATTGACGTCCTATTGTCACTCCAAGAAGCTGAACCTGATTATTATACGGATGAAATCATCAAAGGCATGATGCTC GGCATGTTATCAGCAGGGACTGACACTTCAGCTGGAACGATGGAGTGGACATTGTCACTTTTGTTGAACAACCCAGAGACCCTTGTGAAAGCCCAGGCTGAAATTGACAATCTCGTTGGACAAAGCAGGTTAATTGAAGAATCAGATATTGCAAAGCTTCCCTATCTTAGTGGCATCATAAATGAGACACTCCGGATGTACCCAGCTGCCGCACTACTGCCACCCCGCGAGTCTTCAGAGGAGTGTATTGTTGGAGGGTACCATGTTCCACGCGGCACACTTCTATTGGTTAATGCGTGGGCCATACATAACGATCCTAACATATGGGAAGAACCTAGAAAATTTAAACCAGAGAGATTCCAAGGTGttgaaggagaaagaaaatatgGGATCATGTTGTTGCCGTTTGGAGTAGGGAGAAGAGGTTGTCCTGGGGAGGGCTTTGCTATGCGGATAGTTGGGCTGGCGTTAGGATCACTGATTCAGTGCTTTGAGTGGAGAAGAATTGGGAAGGAGATGGTGGACATGAGTGAAGGGGGAGGGCTCAGCATGCCTAAAGCTCAACCCTTATTTGCCATGTGTAGGCCACGTTCCACCATGGTAAATTTTGTTTCTCAACTCTGA
- the LOC132184664 gene encoding cytochrome P450 81Q32-like, with protein sequence MEIPLYHYILLFLFLYFLTKYLVQKGTRLPPSPALSLPIIGHLYLFKKPLHRTLAKLANQYGPVLFMSLGSRPAIIVSSPTLAEECFTKNDIVFANRPRLLAGKHLGYNYSTLIWAPYGNHWRNLRRIASLELLSSNRLQMFHSIRVDEVKSLIHRLCQRSEEGGDQFQAVDMKSTFFELTLNVMMRMIAGKRYYGENVAELEGASKFKKIVMESFELSGATNIGDFLPVFKWVGSRGLEKRLVVLQGKRDKLMQDLIEEHQRRREGDPVFEERGKTMIDVLLSLQEAEPDYYTDEIIRGMMLVLLSVGTDTSAGMMEWALSLLLNNPETLVKAQAEIDNLVGQSRLIEESDIAKLPYLNGIINETLRMYPAGALLPPHKSSEECIVGGYHVPLGTLLLVNAWAIHNDPNIWEEPRKFNPERFQGLEGERKYGIMLLPFGVGRRGCPGEGFAMRIVGLALGTLIQCFEWRRIGKEMVDMSEGGGLSMPKAQPLFAMCRPRSTMVNFVSQL encoded by the exons ATGGAAATCCCACTCTACCACTATattttgctctttcttttcttgtatttCCTTACCAAATATTTGGTCCAAAAAGGCACAAGGCTTCCACCAAGCCCTGCACTTTCCCTGCCCATTATCGGCCACCTCTATCTCTTTAAGAAGCCCCTCCACCGAACCTTGGCTAAGCTTGCCAACCAGTACGGTCCAGTACTATTCATGAGCTTGGGCTCCCGCCCTGCTATCATTGTTTCTTCCCCAACTCTCGCCGAGGAATGCTTCACcaaaaatgacatcgtttttgCAAACCGCCCCCGCCTCCTCGCCGGAAAACACCTTGGTTACAATTACTCTACTCTTATTTGGGCCCCATATGGCAACCACTGGCGCAACTTAAGGCGCATAGCTTCTCTCGAACTTTTGTCGTCTAATCGCCTTCAGATGTTCCACAGCATACGAGTTGACGAGGTTAAATCGTTGATTCATAGACTTTGCCAACGCTCAGAAGAAGGGGGTGATCAGTTTCAGGCTGTGGACATGAAGTCAACTTTTTTTGAGCTGACACTCAATGTAATGATGAGGATGATCGCAGGAAAGCGGTATTATGGGGAGAACGTGGCAGAATTGGAGGGAGCAAGCAAGTTTAAGAAAATTGTGATGGAGAGCTTTGAGCTGAGTGGGGCTACAAATATAGGAGATTTTCTGCCGGTTTTTAAGTGGGTTGGATCAAGAGGGCTTGAGAAAAGGTTGGTGGTGTTGCAGGGGAAGAGGGATAAATTAATGCAGGATTTGATTGAAGAACATCAAAGGAGGAGGGAGGGTGATCCTGTTTTTGAAGAGAGAGGGAAGACCATGATTGACGTCCTATTGTCACTCCAAGAAGCTGAACCTGATTATTATACGGATGAAATCATCAGAGGCATGATGCTC GTCTTGTTATCAGTAGGGACTGACACTTCAGCTGGAATGATGGAGTGGGCATTGTCACTTTTGTTGAATAACCCAGAGACCCTTGTGAAAGCCCAAGCTGAAATTGACAATCTTGTTGGACAAAGCAGGCTAATTGAAGAATCAGATATTGCAAAGCTTCCCTATCTTAATGGCATCATAAATGAAACACTTCGGATGTACCCGGCTGGCGCGCTACTGCCACCCCACAAGTCTTCAGAGGAGTGTATTGTTGGAGGGTACCATGTTCCACTCGGCACACTTTTATTGGTTAATGCGTGGGCCATACATAACGATCCTAACATATGGGAAGAACCTAGAAAATTTAACCCAGAGAGATTCCAAGGTCttgaaggagaaagaaaatatgGGATCATGTTGTTGCCGTTTGGAGTAGGGAGAAGAGGTTGTCCTGGGGAGGGCTTTGCTATGCGGATAGTTGGGCTGGCGTTAGGAACATTGATTCAGTGCTTTGAGTGGAGAAGAATTGGGAAGGAGATGGTGGACATGAGTGAAGGGGGAGGGCTCAGCATGCCTAAAGCTCAGCCCTTATTTGCCATGTGTAGGCCACGTTCCACCATGGTAAATTTTGTTTCTCAACTCTGA